The Verrucomicrobium spinosum DSM 4136 = JCM 18804 genome includes a region encoding these proteins:
- a CDS encoding APC family permease, with the protein MPPDRLSFTAATAIVVASMVGTGVFTSVGFQLADIPSGFPILILWLIGGVVSLCGAFCYAELGAMMPRSGGEYHLLSRAYHPLVGFLAGWISLTAGFAAPIAAAAKLFGSYTHGIVPGLNETALSVGLVLVIMGVQLCHLRFIERFQLGFTILKVTLVISFIFGACWLGQGRWDLLQPRPGDGVYFLSKPYAVALVFVMYAYAGWNAASYIAGEIENPARNLPRALIIGTSAVTFLYIALNAVFLVGAPWQEMTGNMQSALIAGRAIFGQRGGDAMGTLIAFGLVAHVSAMLFSGTRVLRVMGQDRRILRSMTYTNAVGAPWLAVLVITVVVLTLMLTGTFDQLLLYIETLLLGCSLLCVLAVPWMRWRQPGLERPFRVPLYPLPPLIFAAVVGWMLFSLVIRRPVETAWGAATLVVGVVIYFLDRAGRRPEPGAES; encoded by the coding sequence ATGCCGCCCGACCGTCTCTCCTTCACCGCCGCAACGGCCATCGTGGTGGCCAGCATGGTCGGCACTGGCGTGTTCACCAGCGTTGGCTTTCAACTGGCGGACATCCCTTCCGGTTTTCCCATCCTCATCCTGTGGTTGATCGGGGGCGTGGTTTCCTTGTGTGGAGCGTTTTGTTATGCGGAGCTGGGGGCCATGATGCCACGGTCCGGCGGGGAGTACCATCTGCTCTCCCGGGCGTACCACCCGCTGGTGGGATTTCTGGCGGGGTGGATCTCCCTCACGGCTGGATTTGCCGCCCCCATCGCCGCCGCCGCCAAGCTCTTCGGCAGCTACACGCATGGCATTGTGCCGGGCTTGAATGAGACCGCGCTTTCTGTGGGCCTGGTGCTTGTCATCATGGGGGTGCAGCTCTGCCACTTGAGGTTCATCGAGCGCTTCCAGCTTGGCTTCACCATCCTGAAGGTCACGCTGGTGATCTCATTCATCTTCGGTGCGTGCTGGCTGGGTCAGGGGCGTTGGGATCTGCTGCAACCCCGCCCGGGTGACGGGGTTTATTTCCTCAGCAAGCCTTACGCCGTGGCGCTGGTGTTCGTCATGTACGCCTACGCCGGGTGGAATGCGGCCTCTTACATCGCCGGCGAAATCGAGAACCCGGCAAGGAACCTGCCGCGGGCGCTCATCATCGGAACGTCAGCGGTGACCTTTCTTTATATCGCCCTGAACGCGGTCTTTCTGGTGGGCGCGCCGTGGCAGGAGATGACGGGCAACATGCAGAGTGCCCTCATCGCCGGGCGGGCCATCTTTGGCCAGCGCGGTGGGGATGCCATGGGGACGCTCATCGCCTTCGGCCTGGTGGCGCACGTCAGCGCCATGCTCTTCTCCGGCACACGGGTGCTCCGCGTGATGGGACAGGACAGGCGCATCCTGCGCTCCATGACCTACACGAATGCGGTGGGTGCGCCCTGGCTGGCGGTGCTGGTGATCACCGTGGTGGTGCTCACTCTCATGCTGACGGGCACATTCGACCAGCTCCTGTTGTACATTGAAACCCTTCTGCTCGGCTGCTCCCTCCTGTGTGTGCTGGCCGTGCCGTGGATGCGCTGGCGTCAGCCCGGCCTGGAGCGCCCCTTCCGGGTGCCTCTCTATCCGCTGCCTCCGCTCATCTTCGCCGCCGTGGTGGGCTGGATGTTGTTTTCCCTGGTGATCCGCCGCCCGGTGGAAACCGCGTGGGGCGCAGCCACCCTGGTGGTGGGTGTGGTGATTTATTTCCTCGATAGAGCAGGACGCCGTCCGGAGCCCGGTGCAGAGTCATGA
- a CDS encoding MFS transporter: MFLFFCFMMILQLVWVRLMVPETKNRSLEEIQQDLVGGQKS, from the coding sequence GTGTTCCTCTTTTTCTGCTTCATGATGATCCTCCAGCTGGTCTGGGTGCGGCTGATGGTGCCTGAGACCAAAAACCGCTCGCTGGAGGAAATTCAGCAGGATCTGGTGGGAGGGCAGAAGTCCTGA
- a CDS encoding DUF3500 domain-containing protein has translation MNTPSSLLEHPSRRQFILQSLAATGAALVGGPAVAAPTATASQPVSESLVTTLYGTLDEAQRKVLCFDFDHALRSKVDNNWHITPKPIQDVLNKDQQAMVREIFDKLHSDEYKDKVWEQFDQDNKGDGGFGSASIALFGEPGKGKFEFVLTGRHCTRRCDGNSLAGTAFGGPIFYGHAAKGFNEKPDHPGNVYWYQAKRANEVFAALDGKQREMALRPEGRGEAGNATVKLTGRKTGIEGIPMTELSSDQKDLVRKVLADLLLPFRKEDATEALGYIEKAGFDHLHMAFYKNQDVGNDGVWDVWQLEGPSMIWYFRGDPHVHCWAHIKDGVA, from the coding sequence ATGAATACGCCTTCTTCTCTGTTGGAGCATCCTTCCCGTCGTCAGTTCATCCTCCAGAGCCTGGCGGCCACTGGGGCGGCTTTGGTGGGAGGTCCGGCGGTGGCCGCGCCCACGGCTACGGCTTCGCAACCCGTTTCCGAGTCGCTGGTGACCACGCTTTACGGCACGCTCGATGAGGCACAACGGAAGGTGTTGTGTTTTGATTTTGACCACGCGTTGCGGTCCAAGGTGGACAACAACTGGCACATCACTCCCAAGCCGATCCAGGATGTGCTCAACAAGGACCAGCAGGCGATGGTGCGGGAGATCTTCGACAAGCTGCACAGCGATGAATACAAGGACAAGGTCTGGGAGCAGTTTGACCAGGACAACAAGGGGGATGGTGGCTTTGGCAGTGCGAGCATCGCCCTCTTCGGCGAGCCGGGGAAAGGCAAGTTCGAGTTTGTGCTGACGGGCCGTCACTGCACGCGCCGTTGCGATGGCAACAGCCTGGCGGGCACGGCCTTCGGCGGGCCCATCTTCTACGGTCATGCCGCCAAGGGCTTCAATGAAAAGCCGGACCATCCCGGCAACGTGTACTGGTACCAGGCCAAGCGGGCCAACGAGGTGTTTGCCGCCCTGGATGGCAAGCAGCGGGAAATGGCGCTGAGGCCGGAAGGTCGTGGGGAGGCGGGCAACGCCACCGTGAAGCTGACAGGGCGCAAGACCGGCATCGAAGGCATTCCCATGACAGAGCTCAGTTCTGACCAGAAGGACCTGGTCCGCAAGGTCCTGGCGGATTTGCTCCTGCCCTTCCGCAAGGAGGATGCCACTGAGGCACTCGGCTACATCGAGAAGGCGGGTTTTGACCACCTGCACATGGCCTTCTACAAGAATCAAGATGTCGGCAACGACGGCGTCTGGGATGTGTGGCAGCTCGAAGGACCGTCTATGATTTGGTATTTCCGTGGCGATCCCCATGTGCATTGCTGGGCGCACATCAAGGATGGCGTGGCGTGA
- a CDS encoding ABC transporter permease — MDGLILLLQRFTFRHWRQAPRTTLLLGLTLALGVAVFLSIRMANRAALSGFSNFTELITAESDFIIQATAGPLPEKALLDLREAIEPFAAVCVPIIETTASPPRKEGEPTGLSQRETFTLYGLDLVSLQNVSTARGQSETVAEGGLGSLSILGKSNAVFISSRLAERRGLKAGDSLELVMQDQRVGLEVAGIMPDRDKSVRVPETFLLMDLPALQRLLGRGGQLDRVEVILEKGKLGQQARAEVQRVLETQGEGRWRVSTPAQRRESASVMTQAFRWNLGILSMLALVVGLYLVFQALDGAVVRRREEIGVLRSLGVEPRTLQHAWLLESLLLGVAGGILGGLLGWVGALAAVKLVGQTVNVLYHTTHTQGVGFTLEDLWMALTLGMGASLVAGWWPARQAARTPPAQLLTRHLPQPVGGGRWRKIWPGLIWVALAAVLATLPPLRLEGGGRFALSGYGAAICLVVGGGLLAGGVLQLMGRFLQPLARWSAPVRLAASHLRRASSRHRLAVAALLCAVAMTSGMAILVGSFDRTMRGWINRTFQADLYVASDGAQSASSQNRILPATWQWLRDQPEVEDLNAICFQPLQLPEGETLLAAGDLGFMQRHSDMAWMQKPESEEIYDKDRNAGLCLVSEAFSERFRKRRGDEVLLPVPDGVRKLRIAGVYSDYGNERGTVIVDRVHYAAWFRDDSASRLAVQLKEGKAPESVRAAWLQRHPGLSIFTNGHLRNEVMRIFKQTFAITYALELIGVVVAVVGLGMSLASVLLERRAELTTLRALGMSREAMARATMLEGVFLALAGTVCGLVVSVALGWVLVFVINKQTFGWTLQFTLPWTAMTVLLLLVVGSAALVSWATGRWGADLPADREE, encoded by the coding sequence ATGGACGGCCTGATCCTCCTCCTCCAGCGCTTCACCTTCCGCCACTGGCGGCAGGCCCCGCGCACCACTCTGCTGCTGGGGCTCACCCTGGCGCTGGGCGTGGCGGTGTTTCTCAGCATCCGCATGGCCAACCGGGCGGCGCTCTCTGGATTCTCCAACTTCACCGAGCTGATCACGGCGGAGAGTGATTTCATCATCCAGGCCACGGCCGGACCTCTGCCGGAGAAAGCGCTGCTGGACCTCCGCGAGGCGATCGAGCCCTTTGCGGCGGTCTGCGTGCCGATCATCGAGACCACGGCCTCGCCTCCGCGCAAGGAAGGGGAGCCCACTGGCCTGAGTCAGCGGGAAACGTTTACGCTCTACGGGCTGGACCTGGTGTCTCTGCAGAATGTAAGCACGGCCAGGGGCCAGTCGGAGACGGTGGCGGAGGGCGGATTGGGGAGCTTGTCGATCCTGGGCAAATCCAATGCGGTCTTCATCAGTTCCCGGCTCGCGGAGCGTCGGGGATTGAAAGCCGGTGACTCATTAGAACTGGTGATGCAGGACCAGCGGGTGGGCTTGGAGGTGGCGGGGATCATGCCGGACCGGGACAAGTCCGTGCGGGTGCCGGAGACGTTCCTCCTCATGGATCTGCCGGCGTTGCAGCGGCTCCTGGGCAGAGGAGGTCAACTGGACCGGGTGGAGGTGATTCTGGAGAAGGGGAAATTGGGGCAGCAGGCGAGGGCGGAGGTGCAGCGGGTTTTGGAAACTCAGGGTGAGGGGCGCTGGCGGGTGTCCACCCCGGCGCAACGGCGGGAATCCGCCTCAGTGATGACACAGGCCTTCCGGTGGAATCTGGGCATTCTCTCCATGCTGGCGCTCGTGGTGGGGCTGTACCTCGTGTTTCAAGCGCTGGACGGGGCGGTGGTGCGCCGCCGGGAGGAGATCGGGGTGCTGCGGTCCCTGGGTGTAGAACCTCGAACCCTGCAACATGCCTGGCTGCTGGAATCCCTCCTGCTTGGAGTGGCTGGCGGGATCTTGGGCGGCCTGCTGGGCTGGGTAGGTGCGCTTGCTGCGGTGAAGCTGGTGGGGCAGACGGTGAATGTGCTGTACCACACCACTCACACGCAGGGGGTGGGCTTCACCCTGGAGGATCTGTGGATGGCGCTCACGCTGGGCATGGGAGCCAGCCTTGTCGCAGGCTGGTGGCCGGCCCGGCAGGCCGCCCGGACGCCGCCTGCGCAGTTGCTTACCCGGCATCTGCCCCAGCCGGTGGGTGGGGGGCGCTGGCGCAAGATCTGGCCCGGGCTGATCTGGGTGGCGCTGGCGGCTGTGCTGGCGACACTGCCCCCACTGCGACTGGAGGGTGGCGGACGGTTTGCCCTGTCAGGATACGGCGCGGCCATCTGTCTGGTGGTGGGGGGCGGTCTGCTGGCAGGGGGCGTGTTGCAGCTCATGGGGCGTTTCCTGCAACCCCTGGCCCGGTGGTCGGCCCCTGTTCGTCTGGCGGCCAGTCATTTGCGCCGGGCCTCCTCCCGGCACCGTCTCGCCGTGGCAGCGTTGCTTTGCGCCGTGGCCATGACCTCCGGCATGGCGATCCTGGTGGGCAGCTTCGACCGCACCATGCGGGGCTGGATCAACCGCACCTTTCAGGCGGATCTCTATGTCGCCAGTGACGGGGCGCAGAGTGCCTCCTCACAAAACCGAATTCTGCCCGCCACCTGGCAATGGTTGCGTGACCAGCCGGAGGTGGAGGATCTCAACGCCATCTGCTTCCAGCCCCTGCAACTGCCCGAGGGCGAGACCCTGCTGGCGGCGGGTGACCTGGGCTTCATGCAACGTCACTCAGACATGGCCTGGATGCAGAAGCCGGAATCGGAGGAGATCTACGACAAGGATCGAAACGCGGGCCTGTGCCTGGTGAGCGAGGCCTTCAGCGAACGCTTCCGCAAACGGCGGGGGGATGAGGTGCTGCTGCCCGTTCCAGATGGGGTGAGGAAACTGCGCATCGCAGGCGTGTACTCGGACTATGGCAACGAGCGTGGCACGGTGATCGTGGACCGGGTGCACTATGCGGCGTGGTTCAGGGATGATTCTGCGTCCCGGCTCGCCGTGCAGTTGAAAGAGGGCAAGGCACCGGAGAGCGTTCGTGCGGCCTGGCTGCAGCGTCATCCTGGTCTGTCCATCTTCACGAACGGCCACCTGCGCAATGAGGTGATGCGCATCTTCAAGCAGACCTTCGCCATCACTTATGCCCTCGAACTCATCGGGGTGGTCGTGGCCGTGGTGGGGCTGGGCATGTCGCTCGCCAGTGTGCTGCTGGAGCGCCGGGCGGAGCTGACCACGCTGCGTGCTCTGGGCATGTCGCGGGAAGCCATGGCGCGCGCCACCATGCTGGAGGGTGTCTTCCTCGCCCTGGCAGGCACCGTATGCGGCCTGGTGGTGAGTGTGGCCCTGGGCTGGGTGCTGGTGTTTGTCATCAACAAACAAACCTTTGGCTGGACCCTGCAGTTCACCCTGCCGTGGACGGCGATGACGGTGCTGTTGTTGCTGGTGGTGGGCAGTGCGGCGCTGGTTTCCTGGGCGACGGGAAGGTGGGGGGCGGACTTGCCGGCAGACAGGGAGGAGTGA
- a CDS encoding lipocalin-like domain-containing protein, translating to MRTMLGFWAACLLAGALGAQEPLLKTAEGFALPQPGRVFEFPRDHGSHPEFKIEWWYVTGHLYAAGGRRFGFQATFFRQAQAKAEAGEESTLYQHGQMHLAHMALLDAGSGKFLHQERLNRAGWDAEADENTLAVRNGNWSLKMIRPVEQAMQLLGTVAGEAKFDLELIPAKPLVFFGKDGVSRKADGPTAASHYLTFTRLKTRGQLQWGDEKLEVTGEAWMDHEISSSQLDPEQSGWDWAAIQLKDGREIMVYRMRRKDGALDRHSTLAWIDAAGKVQHHSVDQFVWKELGYWRSPVTKASYPIRAEIQTVDPATGKPLHLKLEPLAEAQEQTGAMGGTAYWEGACRVVDAVSGEELGSAFLELAGYTGDLAGQFQ from the coding sequence ATGAGAACGATGCTTGGGTTTTGGGCCGCCTGCCTTCTGGCGGGTGCGCTGGGAGCTCAGGAGCCGCTGTTGAAAACGGCGGAGGGCTTTGCCTTGCCTCAGCCTGGGAGGGTGTTTGAGTTTCCGCGGGATCATGGCAGCCATCCGGAGTTCAAGATCGAGTGGTGGTATGTCACCGGGCATCTGTACGCTGCGGGTGGTCGGCGCTTTGGTTTTCAGGCCACGTTCTTCCGCCAGGCCCAGGCCAAGGCTGAGGCAGGAGAGGAGTCCACGCTGTATCAGCACGGGCAGATGCACCTGGCGCACATGGCGCTGCTGGATGCTGGCAGCGGGAAGTTCCTGCATCAGGAACGGCTCAATCGGGCGGGATGGGATGCGGAGGCGGATGAAAACACGCTGGCGGTGCGGAATGGCAACTGGTCACTGAAGATGATCCGCCCGGTGGAGCAGGCCATGCAACTGCTGGGCACGGTGGCGGGTGAGGCGAAGTTTGACCTCGAACTCATCCCTGCCAAGCCGCTGGTGTTTTTTGGCAAAGACGGCGTCTCCCGCAAGGCGGATGGGCCCACGGCCGCGAGCCACTACCTGACCTTCACGCGCTTGAAGACCCGCGGTCAGCTCCAGTGGGGGGATGAGAAACTGGAGGTCACTGGTGAGGCGTGGATGGATCACGAGATCAGCAGCAGCCAGTTGGATCCTGAACAATCCGGCTGGGACTGGGCCGCCATCCAGCTCAAGGACGGTCGGGAGATCATGGTGTATCGCATGCGCCGCAAGGACGGGGCATTGGACCGACACTCCACCCTGGCATGGATCGATGCGGCGGGGAAGGTGCAGCATCACAGCGTGGACCAGTTTGTCTGGAAGGAGCTCGGTTATTGGCGTAGTCCGGTGACGAAAGCCAGCTACCCCATCCGTGCCGAGATCCAGACTGTGGACCCCGCCACCGGCAAGCCCCTGCACCTGAAACTCGAACCCCTGGCTGAGGCGCAGGAACAGACGGGTGCCATGGGCGGTACCGCCTACTGGGAAGGGGCATGCCGCGTGGTGGATGCAGTGTCAGGTGAAGAACTGGGCTCCGCGTTTTTGGAACTGGCGGGGTACACGGGAGATTTGGCGGGGCAATTCCAGTAG
- a CDS encoding CmcI family methyltransferase codes for MSDGFLHKYFLNNANKRLHKWMHYFDIYERHFARFRGKSPVIIEIGVFGGGSLAMWKEYFGPGCKIVGIDINPECKEHEGEGIEVFIGSQDDPAVIESIFAKYPHVDIVLDDGSHMMQHMIRSFELMYDRVNPNGVYMVEDTHTCYWKEYEGGLGREGSFMEFVKHKLDEINAVHTKDQLPISEFTRSTDCIACYDSIVVFERRRQGQRQAPITTPM; via the coding sequence ATGAGTGACGGATTTCTTCACAAGTACTTTCTCAACAATGCCAACAAGCGGTTGCACAAGTGGATGCACTACTTCGACATCTACGAGCGGCACTTTGCCCGTTTTCGTGGCAAGTCGCCGGTGATCATCGAGATCGGCGTCTTTGGCGGCGGGTCACTGGCCATGTGGAAGGAGTACTTTGGTCCTGGGTGCAAGATTGTCGGCATCGACATCAATCCAGAATGCAAAGAGCATGAAGGCGAGGGGATCGAAGTGTTCATCGGCAGCCAGGATGATCCCGCAGTCATCGAATCCATCTTTGCCAAATATCCTCACGTGGACATCGTGCTGGATGACGGCAGCCATATGATGCAGCACATGATCCGTTCCTTTGAGCTGATGTATGACCGGGTCAACCCCAACGGGGTGTACATGGTGGAGGACACGCACACCTGTTACTGGAAAGAATATGAGGGGGGACTGGGGCGTGAGGGCAGTTTCATGGAGTTCGTGAAGCACAAACTCGATGAGATTAATGCTGTGCACACCAAGGACCAATTGCCGATCTCCGAGTTCACGCGCTCGACAGATTGCATCGCCTGCTACGACAGCATCGTGGTTTTCGAGCGCCGACGTCAGGGCCAGCGCCAGGCGCCGATCACGACGCCCATGTGA